A window of Daucus carota subsp. sativus chromosome 2, DH1 v3.0, whole genome shotgun sequence genomic DNA:
ATTTTGTTTAGTCAATACTTCTACTCCAGCAGTAGCATCACTCATTTATTCTGATTTATTATACAAAGTGACAAATTTACTCAAactactaataaaaattataatcatgattaaaagttaaaacttgtaatcaataattttttttattgttaataaaaTGGGCGCAACGGTAATTTTTCAGATACGTTCtagaataatttattatagGGCTGTTTGACGGAGCTTTTATCAAGTACGTTTAGACTTTTTTTAGCACTTGAAGTTTGTTTTACCTTTTACGTACCCGTTTCATGAAATTGGAAGCTAACTTTTctgataattttaattttgttataaagttctcaattattaatatttaataaattcttatttttaataaaatttcttatattttaataatttgtttttttaatttataaatttaagttaCGAAGCGCTCAATTAACTTACaggtaaaattatacaaacactTTAATAACTTATGAATGAAATTTATTTGTCACTTATAAtctctcttttattttaaacaataaatctTAAATTAAGCTAAAGGGCCCCATATTATGagtctttttttatttaaaatgatctGTCTCAGAGATTAAGTTAAAAATCAACTTACTTAAAAATTGaacaataattaaaagattCCAAAATACGACAGTGGAACATTAGAACATGAAAGTGACATATATACGCATTTTACTTGTATTAAATAGTGGAATTCGTGGAATAAATTGATTACCTTAAAAACCACCTTGCACTATCTTCATTGATGTTTCAAAGGGTCAACATGGAGAAGACTCATGCTTCAGTTTAGAAGTTCTTGAACCCAAATCTTTATTTCAAGAACTGGGGTTTTGAGTTCTTGATAACATAGTACATAGTATTGTGTTTCTAGTTAGTTCAACATGGACGGTAGTAATCTTTACAACTTGAGTAACAGTGTGAGGAACAGCAGGAACAGCAGGAGTACTAGAGAGAGAGCAGGGAGTTTGAGATCAAGCAGTTCTGCAATATGGAGGAGCAGTGGGATGGAAGTGTTTTCAAAGTCTGCAagagatgaagatgatgaagaggcTTTGAAGTGGGCTTCTCTTGAGAAGCTGCCTACTTTTGATAGGTTGAGAAAAGGCTTGCTTCTTGGTTCTCAAGGGGCTGGGGCCAGTGAGATTGATATTGATAATCTTGGAACTGAAGAGAGGAAGAAGATTCTGGAGAGGCTTGTTAATGTTGCTGAAGAAGATAATGAGAAGTTCTTGTTGAAGCTCAGGGATCGAGTTGACAGgtatttatttgtgtgtttatGTGTATGTATGATTGAGGGTTCTTGGTGAATTTTAGATTTTGATTTAGATTCTATGAATTTGGTTATTAAGATCTtggattttgtgaattttgttttTGGTCAGGGTTGGAATTGATTTGCCACTCATAGAAGTGagatttgagaatttgaaaattgatgCAGAAGCTCATGTTGGAAGCAGGGCTTTGCCTTCTTTTCTCAACTTCAATATTAGTATAGTGGAGGTAAGGACTTGTATGATATTGACTTCAAGTAGACTTTATCTTTTTGTATGCATAAATTctgatgtgtttttttttttttttaatcttggtTTGCATTACCAGTAGTCATACTGTCATAGGTTCTTTGGATTGATATGTTTGTGTTTCTGTTGAAGGGGTTGTTGGATACTCTTCATTTACTACCAAACAGAAAGCAGCGGTTAACTATACTTGATGATGTTAGCGGAATCCTCAGGCCTTGCAGGTAAATGATTAGGAGTTTTAAGTGAAGTTGTGAACTGATATAAGATCCCTTCATACTGTTTTGCTTCCAAAATCTGTACGTAGGTTTCTATCATTCATATTGATATGCTTGTGATGCCTGCAGGATGACATTGCTTCTAGGTCCGCCAAGTTCCGGAAAGACCACATTATTGCTGGCTTTGGCTGGGAAGCTTGATCCTACCTTAAAAGTGAGTTTCCTTGAAACTTACATTTCTTCAATGAATTTTCGCACTTGTACTTTTTACATGTTTCTTTCTGCTATCATGAATAATTTCTGATTTGAgggatgaatttttttttttaactagttTTCTGGAAGGGTGACTTACAATGGCCACGAAATGACTGAATTTGTGCCTAAGAGAACGGCTGCCTATATCAGCCAACATGATCTCCATATAGGAGAAATGACTGTCAGAGAAACTTTGGCATTTTCTGCAAGATGCCAGGGGGTTGGATCACGCTATGGTTAGTTGATACTAGACCACGGGTCTTGTAATTAGTTTCTGATAGATTTATAACGTGGTTTATTACATTTGCGTTTAAAGATTGTTAAGCTCTTTGAATCATAATGTTGCCAAACCTTTCCAGAAATGTTGGCAGAACTGTCAAGAAGAGAGAAAGATGCAAACATCAAACCAGATCCTGATGTCGATATCTACATGAAGGTAAACCCATggataaaagttgtttacagagTGTTGTGTTTTACACTTTTGAAGATATTTATTTAAGATAAATTAGGTATAGATGTATAGATGAAACTGGTGGCTTTTATGGCTATATAGAATTGTTCTTAGATCAAAAGCATTTAATGTTTATGACTGATTTTTCCCTTTTCCTTTAGAGGAGAAAACTTTAGGCATATAAATTAAATCCCCTAATACTTCTTGAAAAGACGGAAAAATTTCAAacagtttaaaattttgtgaaAGAGGATGCAGGTATATTAGTTCTGCGTTTTATGTGAAACCTAACTATATGGATAGGAAGATCGGTCAAGATGTAAGTTATATGTGAATATCTTAATATAGTAGAATAATGGGCTCTATAAAATGACACGAGGATAACTATTTTCATTGGCACTCATTGTTATCCCATGATTCAGGCTGCTGCAACGGAAGGTCAAGAGGCCAGTGTTGTCACAGATTATGTTTTGAAGGTATTTAAACTAAAACCCAGACTTTCTGTTTATAATCACAATACAGTAAGATAGCCAAGATATAATAATCTTGTCTTTACTAATTCGTTGCAGGTTTTGGGACTTGACGTGTGTGCTGACACTATGGTTGGAGACCAAATGATTAGGGGAATATCTGGAGGACAAAGAAAGCGTGTTACGACAGGTAATGAAGTTTCCTCTCTGACATTGAAGTTATATACATGCTTTTGTTACGTGTTATAGAGAAATTGGTTTATACAGGTGAGATGTTGGTTGGACCATCAAAGGCACTTTTTATGGATGAGATATCCACTGGTTTGGACAGTTCTACCACTTATCAAATCGTGAAAGCACTCCGCCACAGCGTCCACATTCTCCAAGGAACTGCTCTCATTTCCCTCCTGCAGCCCGCCCCTGAAACATATGATTTGTTtgatgatattattctcatatcTGATGGCCAGATTGTGTATCAAGGTCCTCGTGAAAATGTACTGGAGTTTTTCGAATCCATGGGCTTCAAATGTCCAGAAAGAAAAGGTGTGGCAGACTTCCTGCAAGAGGTAAGTCAGCTACTCTACTTTCAAGATTCAACCGTATATCTAATATTAGAATATATGAATGAGCTTTGTAAATTAGAAATCTATCATGttgatataaaataaactatgcTTGTAGGTTACATCAAAGAAAGATCAGAAACAGTATTGGCTACGCAAAGACGAGCCGTACAGATTTATCACAGCCATAGAATTCTCTGAGGCTTACCAATCATTCCATGTTGGGCGTCGATTAGGAGAAGATCTTGCAACACCATATGACAAGAACAAAAGTCATCCAGCTGCTTTGACAACTGATAAGTATGGAGTTGGTAAGACAGAACTCTTGAAAGCTGTTACTGCGAGGGAGATTTTGCTTATGAAGAGGAACTCATTCGTATACGTATTCAAAGTGTTCCAAGTGCGTATCAATGTCCATAAGCTTAAAATGTTTGCTATTAACTTACACATGATCTCTAATACTAATTTCCGATCTTTTTGTAGCTTACAACAATGGCCATTATTACCATGACACTGTTCCTAAGAACTGAGTTGCACCAAAATTCGGTCACTGATGGAGGGATATATATGGGCGCCCTATTTTTTGGTGTGGTTATGCTTATGTTTAATGGATTAGCAGAGCTTGCAATGACAATAGCGAAGCTTCCAGTCTTTTACAAGCAAAGGGATCTTCTCTTCTATCCAACATGGTCATATTCTCTTCCAGTGTGGATCATCAAGATCCCCATCACATTTATAGAAGTTGCTGTTTGGGTTGTCCTCACATATTATGTTATTGGATTTGATCCAAATGTTGGAAGGTGAGGagtttaaagaaaaatattgttATAGTGACTGGCTAAATACTTGTTCCCGTTCAGATACTTTTGCCACATATGACGAAAGACTAAATTATTATAAACCGCAGGTTTGTTAAGCAGTACATAGTACTTCTACTCATCAACCAGATGGCTTCTGCACTATTTCGACTTATGGCAGCACTGGGAAGGAACATGATTCTTGCGTTCACATTTGGAGGTTTCGCGTTGCTTGTACTTTTTGCATTAGGTGGCTTTGTATTAGCACGAGGTATGATTCTCAAATTTATACTGGAAACTAATTACTTCATTTATACTCATCGACTGATGCTTTTGCTTCTGTACGGTATGACAGACGACGTAGCAAAGTGGTGGTTATGGGGTTATTATTCATCACCCATGATGTATGGGATGAACGCAATTGCTGTTAATGAATTCCTTGGGCATCAATGGCACAAAGTAAGCTTATATGTGTAGCTTCTGTTTGTTCCAGCACTTAGCTATTGAGTCATCTTTGAAAATAGGCTGaagctttaaattattttcatggAACAGCTAGTTGAAGATGGATCTGAGACCATAGGAGTTGCAATTTTAAAGTCGCGAGGTTTCTTCCCATATGCTTACTGGTATTGGATTGGTGTTGGGGCATTGATTGGCTTCGTTTTGCTTCTCAACTTTGCAGTCGCAATAGCACTTACGTATCTTGACCGTAAGTAATTATACAATGTCCCGTTCCATATATCTATACAgttgataaataatataatattctacCATCTTTTTGCAGCTCTGGGGAAGCCTCAAGCTGTTATACCAGACAAAGATTCTGCAGAAGCCATTGAGTTGGCATCCCGAGGAGGTAGCTCTTATACGAGAGATGTTTATATGTTACATTATAGGTCTCTAAAGCTAACCATCTCAAATTTAATTGTTGTCTTGATTTTTATATGTAACAGGAACCAGTGCAGAGGCCAATGAGAACAAGAAAAAAGGGATGATTCTTCCCTTTGAACCACATTCCATAACATTTGATGAGGTTATGTACTCCGTTGACATGCCACCGGTAAGAAAAATGCTCAGAATGGTTGGGCTATGTCGAGAATAAACTGAGCATA
This region includes:
- the LOC108208823 gene encoding pleiotropic drug resistance protein 1; this translates as MDGSNLYNLSNSVRNSRNSRSTRERAGSLRSSSSAIWRSSGMEVFSKSARDEDDEEALKWASLEKLPTFDRLRKGLLLGSQGAGASEIDIDNLGTEERKKILERLVNVAEEDNEKFLLKLRDRVDRVGIDLPLIEVRFENLKIDAEAHVGSRALPSFLNFNISIVEGLLDTLHLLPNRKQRLTILDDVSGILRPCRMTLLLGPPSSGKTTLLLALAGKLDPTLKFSGRVTYNGHEMTEFVPKRTAAYISQHDLHIGEMTVRETLAFSARCQGVGSRYEMLAELSRREKDANIKPDPDVDIYMKAAATEGQEASVVTDYVLKVLGLDVCADTMVGDQMIRGISGGQRKRVTTGEMLVGPSKALFMDEISTGLDSSTTYQIVKALRHSVHILQGTALISLLQPAPETYDLFDDIILISDGQIVYQGPRENVLEFFESMGFKCPERKGVADFLQEVTSKKDQKQYWLRKDEPYRFITAIEFSEAYQSFHVGRRLGEDLATPYDKNKSHPAALTTDKYGVGKTELLKAVTAREILLMKRNSFVYVFKVFQLTTMAIITMTLFLRTELHQNSVTDGGIYMGALFFGVVMLMFNGLAELAMTIAKLPVFYKQRDLLFYPTWSYSLPVWIIKIPITFIEVAVWVVLTYYVIGFDPNVGRFVKQYIVLLLINQMASALFRLMAALGRNMILAFTFGGFALLVLFALGGFVLARDDVAKWWLWGYYSSPMMYGMNAIAVNEFLGHQWHKLVEDGSETIGVAILKSRGFFPYAYWYWIGVGALIGFVLLLNFAVAIALTYLDPLGKPQAVIPDKDSAEAIELASRGGTSAEANENKKKGMILPFEPHSITFDEVMYSVDMPPEMKEQGVVEDKLLLLKGVSGAFRPGVLTALMGVSGAGKTTLMDVLAGRKTGGYIEGNITISGFPKKQETFARIAGYCEQNDIHSPHVTVYESLIYSAWLRLPSEVDSTTRKMFVDEVLELVELNTMKAGLVGLPGVNGLSTEQRKRLTIAVELVANPSIIFMDEPTSGLDARAAAIVMRTVRNTVDTGRTVVCTIHQPSIDIFEAFDELFLMKRGGQEIYVGPVGRHSCELIKYFEGINGVNKIKDGYNPATWMLEVTSSAQEMVLGVDFTDVYHNSDLYRRNKALIQENSSPRPGAKDLYFPSQYSQSFITQCMACLWKQRCSYWRNTSYTAVRFLFATAIAVMLGSMFWDLGSKLRSRQDLFNAMGSMYAACLFLGVQNASSVQPVVDVERTVFYRERAAGMYSALPYAFAQVLVEIPYVLAQAGVYSIIVYAMIGFDWTVVKFFWYVFFTFFTLLYFTLFGMMTVAVTPNADIAAIIAAAFFALWNVFSGFIIPRPKMPVWWRWYSWVCPVAWTLYGLIASQFGDRDDKTLSDVKVTVKKFVEDYFGFEHHNVWVAGAAVAGFTVLFAYTFAYSIKSFNFQRR